A region of the Gambusia affinis linkage group LG11, SWU_Gaff_1.0, whole genome shotgun sequence genome:
gtatCAATATCCTGCTGAAGGACCCATTGATGactcatttttacttttgttgatttgattttaatttaaaactgcttGTAAAACAGTTTTGATGTTCCTGGACCCTTGGAAGAGAAAccggcccacagcatgacagatCCTTCACCATGCTAACCAGTTTTTCACTGTtcaatatgaaacattttagaacattaatataaaataaaaaatacaacatgaaaTCCATATATTTACATTCACTCCCAGCTCTCTTTTCTGCAAGATGTCATATTATCTGTTGGAAAACATGAGCCAGATTTACATTTGaatgttatttaattaattttccttctttgtGTGAGACAAATTTTACAGTTTAGAAGAACTGGCATCACACTTTATAAAGAATTGCTTCAGTCATGggaatatatatttaaaacacaaccTTATAAAACATAGCAGATTCCAAATTATgttccaaaataaatacaaataaaacagaaatgtacataaaacacagttttttttatatggaaATTTAGTATGAACTTTAAATACTTGTAAattcaaactatttttcttgtaaaatgtaCAGTAAATAAATTGACACATTCTGaagtaaaaatgctaaaattacatatttaataaGGTATTAGACAGAATATcgttaacatttgtttgattctCAACTAAATTCAAGAATATTttgaattcattaaaaatataaccTTAAAAACAGAAGTTGGATGTTATAGAAATAGGAAATATCCAAGTTTCTTCAAACAGTTGTTGTAAATGTTAATGGTTTTCAGCAGGATAATTCTTCTGCATATTTTCGGAGAAAATCTGAAGAAGTTAATAATAGGCGTATTTTCAGCTAATTCTTTTAAGTATTTCATccaaacttttataaaacattcaacattttaatatcaaatttgGTCAAGTTTGTATGAGTAAACAATTTGCTATCCTACGCTCATAGGGCAAatgcattaaatataaatataactttataCGTAAATGCTATGCCAAATAAATGGATTCATGATTAAATTACAcgttaaaacaagtaaaatttcTGTTGATTGCGTGCGCCCGCGGCCACGCGCTCATGCCCGCCAGGTACAAAGCTAACCGTTGAAAAGCTGCTCCACAAAAAGCGGAGCTGTTCCTTTAAATGCCTTTCCTAATAACATGTTTCAATAGATTATTACATTATCTTATTTTCAACACTCTGGATGCCTCTTAACATGATAATACAAGGTCATTTTAACAACGTTTTACGGTGGAGTAATTTCTTCGTGTTCTTGACGCGctctgatttaaagaaaaaaaaaaaacaagaaaaaaaaccccaacaacttACATTctgtgctcttattttgaaggttgACCGCGAGTTTCTGGTCTCCTAGCAACtgagctgcgttagcttgacgcGGCGGTGCTGTGGTCAGCCTGCAGCATCAGAGGAAAATAACAGGCTAAACAGAGTGTAAGCCCCCGATTGTGTTGTTTCCCTGGAAGATGGTGGCCAAACAGAGGATCCGGATGGCCAACGAGAAACACAGCAAGAACATCACGCAGAGAGGAAATGTAGCCAAGACGCTGGTGAGCCGTTAGAGTGACAGCCAGATGCCAACATGACATATTAGCCCAGATAGGTGATGTTCAGCCCGGTATAACTGATAATCATGTTAATTACAACAGATGAggagttttgtttatttccgTTGATGGATTTAGACTGTTGCTGCTTGCTACAGGTATGTTCTGTTACAAAGCAGGGGCAGAACTAGGGCTCTGAGGTATTGGGGGGCTTAGCCCACCTCAGAAATCTATGGTGTCAATTTAAAGTAATAttataagaaatttattttattgtgtgtaaaGATTCAACAATCAGAATTTTGGACTTATAACACTTCctaaatttcctttaaaaacaaaccaaggcAGGAGTGtgaggcctttttttttttttttttttttacaaaatgttttatttgattaacaGCAATAGActtttctaaacaaaacaaaaaactacctTACTTGCTTGTATGCTTTGTTgtgcttcctttctttcttttttccttctttcctctcttcctAGTTTTCTTGTGTTCGTTGTTCCTTCTTTCCTTGTATCCTTCATTGTGTTTTCCTTCCTTCGTTTCTTAATccttttcttatgtttttatgtcttcttttctttccttccaccTTCCTTCCTTGCATCCTATGTTCATTCTTTCCTTGCGTCCATTGTGTTTTccgtcattcattcattcattcattcatccattcatccttcCTTGTATACTTTGTTCCTTCTTTCCTTATGTACTTCATTGTGCCTtccttcttcattttcttcctttcttcctttcttttttccttgtgTCCTACATtatgttttccttccttctttttaaatccttttctaatgtttttgtcttcttttgtttccttcctccttccttccctTCTTCTAcccatgtatcattttctctttcctcctttgtttaactatttttatttttctgcatctcTCTCACCTTTTTTATCTGTTGCTACTATGAATAAATTGATCCATAGTgattaaatacagatttttaaaattttaattacaaacTCTTGGAGTTTCTGCTTCTCTTCTGTTGCGTtagaaatgtgacaaataatTCATCTGATATCCTCCTCGTCTTCGTCTGTCCAGATCTCATGTTGTTCCATCTGTTAGactcttcatctcctcctctgctccttTTACTTTCGctcttttcaaacaaaatataaagaaatgagTGTTGACTTTACTCAAATAATCTGCTGTGGGAAGGATCAAATTTCACAGATCATCTTGGAGCTTCTTTCAGTTGAGTGTAAATCACCATCggaagatgtttttgttttccacctactccctctcttcctccagcTTTATTTACATCATCCCTGACTGACTAAAAACTTCCCCCACAAACGCGCAACAAGCGCATTACCTCACGGTGACGCCGGTCCTTCGACGCACTCTGAGCCCACAGTGGGAAGGAAACGCAAACTCTGTACCAAGTCGGCACTTTTCTGTCCATAACAAGACACTGGGGTTAACTTGGTGCAGCTGCAGAGCGTCACTGTTTCTGACAACAAGATAAGAGCGGATTAGCAAAGCTAAAGAAAACCTACTTTATAGTGTTGGTATATTTAAAtcctcatatttatttaatgatttgaaACCTGTAAGTgtgtcaaaaaagtaaaaacaaaagaaactctttttttaCAGCATTGTATGCATCAAAGGGTCATCAAAGTATATATGAGTTAAGCGGCTGCTTAAGGCCCCCACACCATCAAGTTAGCATGATAGAAATGCTGTATAATGAATAATGCAAACTAAATACTATTAAActtggaaaaattatttctacttgGTTCTCAAACAATACGTTAATCTCTTCCTGGTGTCGGCTTGAAGGGAAATGTAAGATGTCAAAGTTGTTAATTTGTTTGCTGTACATTTAGTGTTTGTCAGCCTATCTTACTTTGAAATAGTTAAAATATTATGTCGCATTAAAATACcactctgcatttcaaaatccaaatctagtttttattttttaagcagaggaaaaacagcCGATTTAGTTTCCAAGGaggttattttaatttattgaacaggaaccaaattttcaataaaacccTTGTGTTTTAGTAAAACATGTGGCAAAAAGTTTGAACATAAACTATGGAGTCTATAGATAAAAATCAAAGGACTAAATAATACATTCTAAAGAAATGCTTTTCCTTTGTAGAGGAATCAGTTTGATGATGTCATATATGTGTGAATACATGTTAGTGGTGACACCATGAAaccaaaaaactattttattgactttaaataatTGCAGAAAAATTTCCCACCACAGAAACAATGGTTTGGTTTAAAACTGCAGAAGAgcttaaacaaaatgaaaacaaaaatatttaaccttcatcatcatcgtttttatcaaactgattcacttttactttgcagcttcatgcatttgttttctgtcagttgTGCTAATCTacaccgtgtgtgtgtgtgtgtgtgtgtgtgtgtgtgtgtgcacgtgtctgtgtgtgtttcccgTAGCGACCGCAAGAGGAGAAGTACCCCGTCGGCCCCTGGCTTCTCGCCCTCTTTGTATTCGTTGTTTGTGGATCAGGTAAACCCAGCAGGAGGGAAAAAATTATGCGTTggattaaatttcattttataaatataacaaaatctgaaaagtgtggcatgcatctCTATTCAACACTAACAAGTCTAAACAGcaaattttaagacatttttacacattcttCATCGTAAAAGTAACTGAATTAATCAATGTATAAAGAgcaccaatattttatttttgctgcaggtctggtctttgactaggccattctatcACATGAATACTTGTTAATTTAAAACCGTTCTCTTGTAACTTTGTCTGTATTTAGTTCAGGTGAACTCCCTCTTGGTTTAACCCTTTGGAGTCTTGGGTCTAAATGgaagtcttttaaatgcatgacgtCATGCCAGCCACAGGGCGGGCGTAGACCTCAGAAGGTTAAAGTGTTCTGCAGCCACTAAAGCTGAGAGTCTGCCCATTTTACTAACATTGTGACTCAACAATCAGGatgtttttgaaacggctcattttctaAACACCAAAAAACCTTAACTTACTGCCAAAAATGtctgggtgattttttttaaacagtctgtttttagaaacaatatAGACCTAAATGGAggtataaaaatgtgcaaaatgtgaatttcgCATAATAgatctttaaaattttaatagcCAACATTGAGGAAAAGGTGGAAAATTTCAAAGGTTCTGAAAATGCCTGAACAGAATGGATCTGCAGCTCTTTAGCTAACATTTTagtgtgtgtgtagtgtgtgGGAGTGTAAGagtgacacattttcttt
Encoded here:
- the serp2 gene encoding stress-associated endoplasmic reticulum protein 2, producing the protein MVAKQRIRMANEKHSKNITQRGNVAKTLRPQEEKYPVGPWLLALFVFVVCGSAIFQIIQSIRMGM